One Desulfovibrio sp. genomic region harbors:
- a CDS encoding response regulator, whose amino-acid sequence MPDKILFVDDDQHVLDTFRRTLSKYYAVEVALGPQEALRMIKEQGPFKVVVSDFKMPVMDGIELLTRIKEQAPNTVRVMLTGFADLDSAIAAVNEGHVFRFLTKPCSTDTMKGALDAALELHRLITAERELLRGTLWGSIKMLTEILSLVNPEAFGRSERIKRTVNGLAKELNLQGAWKYELAAMLSQIGCVSVPEDIVSKKYSGQPLSPEEQQIYDMSISVAVSLLGNIPRMEGIGQIIACQLQGDCDGAGMSMGGKLLSLAQAFDDLLQQGLGKEDAAAKLSQSKERYGEELLTALERVLLRQDGYSLRQVLREELVPGMILAEDLRTHRGSLMLAKGLELSGYMLERLTSLAKIHSIREPIAVLVNDGEG is encoded by the coding sequence ATGCCAGACAAGATACTCTTCGTCGATGACGACCAGCATGTGTTGGACACCTTTCGGAGAACCCTGTCCAAGTACTACGCGGTAGAGGTTGCTCTGGGCCCGCAAGAGGCTCTGCGGATGATAAAGGAGCAGGGCCCTTTCAAGGTGGTCGTTTCGGATTTCAAGATGCCAGTCATGGATGGCATCGAGCTCCTGACAAGGATAAAGGAGCAAGCTCCCAACACGGTTCGGGTCATGCTGACCGGTTTTGCCGACTTGGACTCTGCGATCGCGGCGGTGAACGAAGGTCATGTCTTTCGGTTTTTGACGAAACCGTGCTCCACGGACACCATGAAGGGGGCCCTGGACGCTGCGTTGGAGCTGCACCGTCTCATAACGGCGGAAAGAGAGCTTTTGAGAGGAACCCTCTGGGGAAGCATCAAAATGCTTACTGAGATTCTGTCTCTTGTGAACCCCGAGGCTTTTGGCCGTTCGGAGCGAATCAAGCGAACCGTGAACGGCCTAGCCAAGGAACTGAACCTTCAGGGCGCTTGGAAATACGAGCTGGCTGCCATGCTTTCGCAAATAGGGTGCGTGAGCGTGCCCGAGGACATCGTGTCCAAAAAGTACTCTGGGCAGCCTTTAAGCCCTGAGGAACAGCAGATTTACGACATGAGTATCAGCGTGGCCGTGAGCCTTTTGGGCAACATCCCTCGCATGGAAGGAATAGGGCAGATAATCGCCTGCCAGTTGCAGGGCGACTGCGATGGGGCCGGCATGTCCATGGGGGGCAAGCTTTTGAGCTTGGCCCAGGCATTTGATGACCTGCTGCAACAGGGACTGGGCAAGGAAGACGCGGCTGCCAAACTCTCCCAGAGCAAAGAGCGCTACGGGGAGGAACTGCTTACTGCACTCGAGCGGGTGCTGCTCCGCCAGGATGGCTACTCCCTGCGCCAAGTACTCCGTGAGGAGCTCGTCCCAGGGATGATCCTGGCAGAGGACCTGCGAACGCACAGGGGCTCTCTCATGCTAGCCAAGGGCCTTGAGCTCTCTGGCTACATGCTGGAGCGGCTGACAAGTCTTGCGAAAATCCATTCGATTCGCGAACCGATCGCCGTGTTGGTAAACGACGGGGAAGGCTAA
- a CDS encoding OmpH family outer membrane protein yields MKFLSILPAVLAVFILTACQAESAQDAKPETKTETKTEAKTDVSPAPRMAIISYRDVLTRCEPGAKIVGEIQNKFADQRIQMGLLEQDIRKLQDEVRGSAVKGPKATLLQDKIQKFTEEDQKFRQEVSLEENQRFAPLIESVNKALVAYAKEKGISTIQERTAFIFFENSLDITDDIIKRVNQAQPAQP; encoded by the coding sequence ATGAAATTCCTTTCGATTCTTCCGGCGGTACTTGCCGTGTTCATTCTTACAGCCTGCCAAGCCGAGTCCGCGCAGGACGCTAAGCCGGAAACAAAGACTGAAACAAAGACAGAAGCAAAGACTGATGTGAGCCCTGCTCCCCGCATGGCCATCATAAGTTACAGGGATGTTCTCACAAGATGCGAACCAGGGGCCAAGATCGTCGGCGAGATTCAGAACAAATTCGCGGATCAGCGCATCCAGATGGGACTTCTGGAACAGGATATCAGAAAGCTTCAGGACGAGGTGAGAGGATCAGCGGTTAAAGGCCCCAAAGCGACGCTTTTACAGGACAAGATCCAGAAATTCACCGAGGAGGACCAAAAATTCCGCCAGGAAGTAAGCCTTGAGGAAAACCAACGTTTTGCGCCGCTCATTGAATCGGTCAACAAGGCACTTGTCGCCTATGCCAAGGAAAAGGGAATTTCGACGATCCAGGAACGGACTGCCTTCATCTTTTTTGAAAACAGCCTGGACATCACCGATGACATCATCAAGCGAGTCAACCAAGCCCAACCCGCTCAGCCCTGA